A genomic window from Zalophus californianus isolate mZalCal1 chromosome 13, mZalCal1.pri.v2, whole genome shotgun sequence includes:
- the DBH gene encoding dopamine beta-hydroxylase: MQVPSPSMREAASMYGTAVAVFLVILVAALQSSAPPESPFPYRISLDPEGSLELSWNVSYTQETIYFQLLVQELKAGVLFGMSDRGELENADLVVLWTDGDNAYFGDAWSDQWGQIHLDSQQDYQLLQVQRTPEGLCLLFKRPFGTCDPKDYLIEDGTVHLVYGILEEPFGSLEAINTSGLQTGLQRVQLLKPNISVPALPSDMHSMEIHTPDILIPGQKTTYWCHITELPDGFSRHHIVMYEPIVTKGNEALVHHMEVFQCTAQFESFPQFSGPCDSKMKPDHLNYCRHVLAAWALGAKAFYYPEEAGLAFGGPGSSRYLRLEVHYHNPLKIQGRRDSSGIRLYYTATLRRFDAGIMELGLVYTPVMAIPPQETAFVLTGYCTDKCTQLALPPSGIHIFASQLHTHLTGRKVVTVLARDGREREVVNRDDHYSPHFQEIRMLKKIVSVQPGDVLITSCTYNTGDRKLATVGGFGILEEMCVNYVHYYPQTQLELCKSAVDPGFLQKYFHLVNRFNEEEVCTCPQASVPKQFASVPWNSFSRDVLRALYGFAPISMHCNKSSAVRFQGEWNRQPLPKIISKLEEPTPRCPASRVQSPTSPTVVSIGGSKS, from the exons ATGCAGGTCCCTAGTCCCAGCATGCGCGAGGCGGCCTCCATGTATGGCACGGCGGTGGCTGTCTTCCTGGTCATCCTGGTGGCCGCACTGCAGAGCTCAGCACCCCCCGAGAGTCCCTTCCCCTACCGAATATCCCTGGACCCCGAGGGGTCCCTGGAGCTCTCCTGGAATGTCAGCTACACGCAGGAGACCATCTACTTCCAGCTCCTGGTGCAGGAGCTCAAGGCCGGGGTCCTGTTTGGGATGTCGGACCGCGGGGAACTGGAGAACGCTGACCTGGTCGTGCTCTGGACCGATGGGGACAACGCCTATTTTGGG GATGCCTGGAGCGACCAGTGGGGACAGATCCACCTGGATTCCCAGCAGGATTACCAGCTGCTGCAGGTGCAGAGGACACCAGAAGGCCTGTGTCTCCTCTTCAAGAGGCCCTTTGGCACCTGTGACCCCAAGGATTACCTCATTGAG GATGGCACCGTCCACCTGGTGTATGGGATCTTGGAGGAGCCTTTCGGGTCGCTGGAGGCCATCAACACGTCGGGGCTGCAGACTGGGCTGCAGAGGGTGCAGCTGCTAAAGCCCAACATCTCCGTCCCGGCCTTGCCCTCGGACATGCACTCCATGGAGATCCACACGCCGGACATCCTGATCCCCGGCCAGAAGACCACGTACTGGTGCCACATCACCGAGCTTCCAGATGGCTTCTCCCGGCACCACATCGTCATG TACGAGCCCATTGTCACCAAGGGCAACGAAGCCCTGGTCCACCACATGGAGGTCTTCCAGTGCACCGCCCAGTTCGAGAGCTTCCCTCAGTTCAGCGGGCCCTGCGACTCCAAGATGAAGCCTGACCATCTCAATTACTGCCGCCACGTGCTAGCCGCCTGGGCGCTGGGTGCTAAG GCCTTTTACTACCCGGAGGAAGCAGGCCTTGCCTTTGGGGGCCCCGGGTCCTCCAGATATCTCCGTCTGGAAGTTCATTACCACAACCCGCTAAAGATCCAAG GCCGGCGCGACTCCTCGGGCATCCGCCTGTACTACACTGCCACGCTCCGGCGCTTTGACGCGGGGATCATGGAGCTGGGGCTGGTGTACACGCCCGTGATGGCCATCCCCCCGCAGGAGACGGCCTTCGTCCTTACCGGCTACTGCACGGACAAGTGCACCCAGCTG GCCCTGCCTCCCTCAGGGATCCACATCTTCGCCTCTCAGCTCCACACACACCTGACTGGGAGAAAGGTGGTCACCGTGCTGGCCCGGGACGGCCGAGAGAGGGAGGTTGTGAACCGGGATGACCACTACAGCCCTCACTTCCAG gAGATCCGCATGTTGAAGAAGATCGTGTCTGTGCAGCCG GGGGACGTGCTCATCACTTCCTGTACCTACAACACCGGAGACAGGAAGCTGGCCACTGTG GGGGGCTTCGGGATCCTGGAGGAGATGTGCGTCAACTACGTGCACTACTACCCCCAGACGCAGCTGGAGCTCTGCAAGAGCGCCGTGGACCCTGGCTTCCTGCAGAAGTATTTCCACCTGGTGAACAG GTTCAATGAGGAGGAAGTGTGCACCTGCCCTCAGGCCTCTGTCCCCAAGCAGTTTGCTTCGGTTCCCTGGAACTCCTTCAGTCGAGACGTGCTCAGGGCCCTGTATGGCTTTGCTCCCATCTCCATGCACTGCAACAAGTCCTCGGCCGTCCGCTTCCAG GGTGAATGGAATCGGCAGCCCCTGCCCAAGATCATCTCCAAGCTAGAAGAGCCCACCCCCCGGTGTCCAGCCAGCCGGGTTCAGAGCCCCACCAGCCCCACTGTGGTCAGCATTGGTGGGAGCAAAAGTTGA